A stretch of the Schistocerca serialis cubense isolate TAMUIC-IGC-003099 chromosome 2, iqSchSeri2.2, whole genome shotgun sequence genome encodes the following:
- the LOC126456805 gene encoding PRL-1 phosphatase: MSVSANMRLKDNRPAPCEIEYKNMKFLITDRPTDQNIQSYIQELKKHNVKDVVRVCEPSYKIEELQNEGINVTDLEFDDGTPPPIQIVEEWFELLKKRFKENPDGCVAVHCVAGLGRAPVLVALALMELGMKYEDAVDFIRQKRRGAINAKQLAYLEKYRPKSRLKLRNGHRNTCCVQ, encoded by the exons ATGTCAGTGAGTGCCAACATGCGTCTCAAGGATAATCGGCCAGCTCCCTGCGAGATCGAATACAAGAACATGAAATTCCTCATCACCGACCGGCCAACTGATCAGAACATACAGAGCTATATACAG GAGCTGAAAAAACACAATGTAAAAGATGTTGTGAGGGTTTGTGAACCAAGTTACAAAATTGAAGAGTTGCAGAATGAAGGAATCAATGTAACTGACCTGGAATTTGATGATGGAACTCCACCCCCAATACAG ATTGTGGAAGAATGGTTTGAACTGCTAAAGAAGAGGTTCAAGGAAAATCCAGATGGTTGTGTGGCAGTACATTGTGTTGCGGGACTTGGGCGAGCACCTGTTTTGGTTGCGCTGGCTTTAATGGAACTTGGCATGAAATATGAGGATGCCGTCGACTTCATAAGGCA GAAACGTCGTGGAGCTATAAATGCCAAACAGCTGGCTTACTTAGAGAAGTACCGTCCCAAGTCTCGTCTAAAGCTGAGGAATGGTCATAGGAATACATGCTGTGTGCAATAG